A genome region from Hevea brasiliensis isolate MT/VB/25A 57/8 chromosome 7, ASM3005281v1, whole genome shotgun sequence includes the following:
- the LOC110670062 gene encoding uncharacterized protein LOC110670062 isoform X2 yields the protein MEFDSMTITAPQEQHQRQQHQQLSMCCLRGLLRQVKAFQIFLVLLCTIFCLATCGPCLMDGMQKSKEYDGCGAYGDDCALGFQDIIVADASSGYEKESPLTHMSIKNICTNSHSFCFPSTLPGLPSNEQEHKADAVEVARSLSDSPSVGPTQDSKGASNRRWFSDSGVFELLNGRTVSCSLNSMEGINQLSSMQNGSANQNDISSCRGPLLTKKSASFRLNTDSEMTKSSPFDVSLSPHVKISPPVLDWGYKHLYFPSVAFLTVANTCNNSILYVYEPFSTNIQFYPCNFSDFFLGPGEVASVCFVFLPRWLGLSSAHLILQTSSGGFLIQVKGYATESPYKISPVISVDAASSGRLIRNLSLFNPFNENLYVREISTWILVSQGNISHHTEAICSVENFQDSNRLSLLSVKDWLVVKSGEADFTLMAIRLHENWEIGPHGSETVIEIDLSFESEVQIVGSFCMQLLRASQDKSDTILVPLEINLDGKGSYNGISSSVSVSLEALVSCDASNTFVAISLRNGAPHVFTFVKISEVAPKKVFLFKYMQGLLLFPGTVTLAATITCTQLLVELHDPVPEISNIYKNCKLVVLTNDTSSPQIEIPCQSIIHICLRHQKDSSIGIDHQSEKAESGSRRSGSLGSSRNLPLKVKALETVEADEFVLENWKSQGTTSSMSVLDDHEVIFPKVQVGTQHSKWITVKNPSEQPVVMQLILNSGEIIDECRGTDSFIQPLSSSSLVHNEFKTTRYGFSVAEGARTEAYVHPYGKAYFGPILFHPSNRCGWTSSALIRNNLSGVEWLSLRGVGGSLSLVLLEGSEPIQSIEFNLNLSFPLNLSPPDPLFNMKETTYACSQQLSKELYAQNTGDLPFEVKSIEVSGTECRLDGFIVHNCNGFSLEPGESTKLLISYHPDFYAPMLQRDLELALASGIFVIPMKASLPVYVFNLCKKSVFWMRLKKFSAVVFLSASLMFLIFCCIFPQVMSFGSQDYFYKSEKSVHATARSSGKSARQDLSQKSSKFCMPPEMDGLLSSVEGKTSEQASGYKYLGSQLGGPDHGITVENGIPSLEDHKAVPSLLSKSVAIENSNALDASQPCSLTVRIGKEKGRRRRKRKGVTAGLTGLFEVSSSQSGNSTPSSPLSPVMNVTPNRTWSPSPDMDPIEARNPFTLVADQQGEVRVAESTAKATVLEPRVYLKCYSSNCFSATAKQLSVPEETTGKPVLLPSATIPSGGRAVPNLMHTSPASKSTIAPHARAPGPRLYNQKKVEEKVGDKYKYDIWGDHFSGLHLIGSSKDVTTMKPVTTENNSNSFFVRGPQALMTKYPPKSVNCYQEEG from the exons ATGGAGTTTGATTCCATGACGATCACAGCTCCACAAGAGCAACATCAGCGGCAGCAGCACCAGCAGCTCTCTATGTGCTGCCTCCG GGGATTGCTTCGCCAGGTCAAAGCATTCCAAATTTTTCTGGTTCTGTTATGTACCATTTTTTGCCTTGCTACATGTGGACCATGCCTGATGGATGGGATGCAGAAATCCAAGGAGTATGATGGCTGTGGAGCCTATGGAGATGATTGTGCTTTGGGTTTTCAAGATATTATTGTTGCTGATGCTAGTTCAGGCTATGAAAAAGAAAGTCCTTTGACTCACATGAGTATCAAGAATATTTGTACCAATTCTCATTCTTTCTGCTTTCCTTCAACATTGCCTGGTCTTCCATCTAATGAGCAAGAGCATAAAGCAGATGCTGTAGAAGTTGCTAGGAGTCTCTCTGATAGTCCATCTGTAGGACCAACTCAGGATAGCAAGGGGGCTAGTAACAGGAGGTGGTTTTCAGATTCTGGTGTGTTTGAGTTGTTAAATGGGCGGACTGTTTCTTGTTCTTTGAATTCCATGGAGGGCATCAATCAATTATCATCCATGCAAAATGGTAGTGCTAATCAAAATGACATTTCTTCCTGTAGAGGTCCTTTACTAACTAAGAAGAGCGCAAGTTTTAGGCTGAACACAGACTCTGAGATGACAAAATCTAGTCCCTTTGATGTTTCTTTGTCACCCCATGTAAAAATTAGCCCTCCTGTACTTGATTGGGGATACAAGCACTTGTATTTTCCCTCCGTAGCTTTCTTAACAGTAGCTAATACGTGTAATAACAGCATTTTATATGTGTATGAACCGTTTAGTACCAATATACAGTTTTATCCCTGCAATTTTAGTGATTTTTTTTTAGGACCTGGTGAAGTAGCATCAGTTTGTTTTGTGTTTTTACCAAGATGGCTGGGCTTGTCCTCAGCTCATTTGATCTTGCAGACAAGCTCTGGTGGTTTTCTGATCCAGGTTAAAGGCTATGCTACGGAGTCTCCTTACAAGATTAGTCCTGTTATAAGTGTGGATGCTGCTTCTAGTGGACGGTTGATTAGGAATTTGTCTTTGTTTAATCCTTTCAATGAAAACCTCTATGTTAGGGAAATAAGCACATGGATTTTGGTTTCTCAAGGAAATATTTCCCATCATACTGAAGCAATCTGTAGCGTAGAAAATTTTCAAGATTCTAACAGGCTGAGCCTGCTGAGTGTTAAGGATTGGTTGGTTGTGAAGAGTGGCGAAGCTGATTTTACATTGATGGCTATAAGACTTCATGAAAATTGGGAGATTGGTCCTCATGGCAGTGAAACTGTCATAGAGATAGACCTCTCATTTGAATCTGAAGTTCAAATTGTTGGTTCTTTTTGTATGCAGTTACTAAGGGCTTCTCAAGACAAGTCTGATACTATTTTGGTTCCTCTTGAAATTAATCTAGATGGAAAAGGGTCATATAATGGTATTTCAAGTTCAGTTTCAGTTTCTCTTGAGGCTCTGGTGTCATGTGATGCTAGCAACACTTTTGTTGCTATCTCTTTGAGAAATGGAGCTCCTCATGTATTTACTTTTGTCAAGATTAGTGAAGTTGCACCAAAAAAAGTTTTCCTGTTCAAGTACATGCAAGGCTTGCTACTGTTCCCAGGCACTGTTACACTGGCTGCTACAATTACTTGCACTCAGCTGCTTGTTGAATTACATGATCCCGTGCCTGAAATATCCAATATTTATAAGAACTGCAAATTAGTTGTGCTAACAAATGACACTAGTAGTCCTCAAATTGAAATTCCTTGCCAGAGCATAATCCATATTTGTTTGAGACATCAAAAGGATTCATCCATTGGAATTGATCATCAATCTGAAAAGGCTGAATCTGGAAGTAGAAGGTCAGGATCATTGGGCAGTAGCAGGAATTTGCCTTTGAAGGTCAAG GCATTGGAGACCGTAGAAGCAGATGAATTTGTTTTGGAGAACTGGAAATCTCAAGGTACCACAAGCAGCATGTCTGTGCTTGATGATCATGAAGTAATTTTCCCAAAGGTTCAGGTTGGAACTCAACATTCTAAGTGGATCACCGTAAAGAATCCTAGTGAACAGCCAGTTGTAATGCAGCTCATTCTTAACTCAGGAGAAATTATTGATGAATGCAGGGGCACAGACAGTTTTATACAACCCCTTTCATCAAGTAGTTTGGTTCATAATGAGTTTAAGACAACTAGGTATGGATTCTCGGTGGCAGAGGGTGCACGAACAGAGGCCTACGTTCATCCTTATGGGAAAGCATATTTTGGGCCAATTTTATTTCATCCTTCAAATAGATGTGGGTGGACAAGTTCTGCCCTGATAAGGAACAATCTTTCTGGTGTCGAATGGTTATCTTTGAGAGGAGTTGGAGGTTCACTTTCCCTTGTCCTGCTTGAGGGGTCTGAGCCTATTCAGAGCATAGAATTTAATCTCAACTTGTCATTTCCTCTAAATCTCTCTCCTCCAGACCCGTTATTTAACATGAAAGAGACCACTTATGCTTGTTCTCAGCAGCTGTCGAAAGAGCTGTATGCCCAAAACACGGGAGACTTGCCTTTTGAGGTGAAAAGTATTGAAGTTTCTGGAACAGAGTGTCGGTTGGATGGGTTTATTGTTCATAATTGTAACGGTTTTTCACTTGAACCAGGTGAGTCAACAAAGCTTTTGATATCATACCACCCTGATTTTTATGCGCCAATGTTACAAAGAGATCTAGAACTGGCCTTGGCTAGCGGAATTTTTGTGATACCAATGAAGGCAAGTCTTCCTGTATATGTGTTCAATCTTTGCAAGAAATCAGTATTCTGGATGAGATTGAAGAAATTCTCTGCAGTTGTGTTTCTTTCTGCTTCCTTGATGTTCTTGATCTTTTGTTGCATATTCCCCCAAGTGATGAGTTTTGGCTCCCAGGATTATTTCTATAAGAGTGAGAAGAGTGTTCATGCTACAGCGAGAAGTTCAGGGAAATCTGCTCGCCAGGATCTTAGTCAGAAAAGCAGTAAGTTTTGTATGCCTCCTGAAATGGATGGCTTGTTAAGCTCAGTTGAAGGCAAAACCTCAGAGCAGGCATCTGGTTATAAATATCTTGGTAGTCAACTTGGAGGCCCAGACCATGGGATAACTGTTGAGAATGGGATACCATCCCTAGAAGATCACAAAGCAGTACCATCTTTGCTGTCAAAATCTGTAGCAATTGAAAATTCTAATGCACTTGATGCTTCCCAACCTTGTAGCCTTACCGTCAGGATTGgaaaagagaaaggaagaagGCGAAGGAAGAGAAAGGGTGTTACTGCAGGTTTAACAGGACTTTTTGAAGTTTCAAGTAGTCAAAGTGGGAATTCCACACCTTCATCTCCTCTATCTCCTGTAATGAATGTGACTCCTAATCGTACTTGGTCACCATCTCCTGACATGGACCCTATTGAAGCTAGAAATCCATTCACTCTAGTGGCTGACCAACAGGGTGAGGTTCGAGTGGCTGAGTCTACTGCCAAGGCAACTGTATTGGAGCCCAGGGTTTATTTAAAATGCTACAGTAGTAATTGTTTCTCTGCTACTGCAAAGCAACTTTCAGTGCCAGAAGAAACTACTGGAAAGCCCGTTTTGTTGCCTTCTGCCACTATTCCTTCTGGTGGTAGGGCTGTCCCCAATCTGATGCACACTTCTCCAGCTTCAAAATCTACAATTGCTCCTCATGCTCGAGCTCCTGGGCCCAGGCTTTATAACCAGAAAAAAGTAGAAGAAAAGGTAGGGGATAAATATAAATATGATATCTGGGGTGATCATTTTTCTGGACTCCATTTAATAGGTAGTTCAAAGGATGTTACAACCATGAAACCCGTAACAACAGAAAACAATTCCAATAGCTTCTTTGTAAGGGGTCCACAAGCCCTTATGACAAAGTATCCGCCAAAATCTGTGAATTGCTATCAGGAAGAGGGGTAA